The sequence aagggcaagggcaccaatgcattttctccttgtttaggaggaagttgtaaatttcttgggcatcaaggcaatgtccagggggcatggaagcaatcgccTTTATTGCCTCGGTGAAATAACAGGCCTGCAATTGGACCTAAGTGATGGCATCCATGCAAGGAATCGATAGTGAAGTGTCTTATGCTCTGTATATTAAATAgttgtaaaggcagtggacactattggtaattactcaaaataattattagcataaaacctcaattggtaacgagtaatggggagctgttgatagtataaaacactgtgagaaacggctccctctgaagtaaagggttttgggtttttttttaagaaataattttccacaaacttgatttcaagacctcagatttggacgatcgattgagctcaaattttccacatgtttgttattttatacttatgttgagacacacaaagagagaagactggtctttgacaataaccaatagtgtccagtgtcttgaaagaAACAGATatgggccgaatttcatagcgctgctaagcacaaaaatttgtttagcatgaaatttctcccttcttaaaaacaggaatgccaaccaaattttaacgtgattttcaggactagcaaacaacagctgaataccagttagaaagcaacatgcaacaaatggaaatttggttggcattcctgtttttatcaaggaagaaatgtcatgctaagcaaatttttgtgcttaacactGCTATGAAATGGGCCATGGTATGTTTCACCTACCTCAGATATCTTGAGATTTTGGTATATAATTATCGTCAGataaatttgtataaatttttGTGTGTTGACCTTATCTTTAATGTGTATATTTTTGTAAGATTGTCAATTGTCAAAGCTAAGATTTTTGTATTATGTTTAATGTATCTTGCAATGTTTTTATGGGATAGTAAATCATTCGGGTTTTTTTTGTGCAAGAGTTTAAGTATCTTAGTTTCAATCGTTATGGTACCCATCGTTCAGATTGTGCATAGATCTTTGGTTGAGATTTTCTGTAGGGAATTTTGAAAGAATATAATTatgcttattttattttatagtgAAACAAATTCATTGATCGTCattaaaagtatttttattcatttttagcTTAACAATTATTTGTACTAAAGTGTACGTCTTTGAGGCTgtcaaagtaaacaaaaacaaatctttaagaTAAAAGATATATTTGGTAACAACCTAAAGTAATAATTGGCAATCATGGACTGACTCAAGTGATATTATGAAAATAGAAAAAGTTAATCTTCATTGAATTGTTCTCAGTAGTCGAGGAAACAAATTTCCCTGTGTCAAACCCTCGTACAAAATAACACCTACACAAATAAActgtatttttgtgaaaaaaacctgtttttctGTCTCTGTTGTTTTGAGTGCGGGGGGGGGGCGTGGACTCATACAACCGAACAGAGTCTGCTTGCAAaaacctagacttgattcaagtcccgtttctcgtgcgagaggtccctgaGCATAACGCGTCgccaaaaatgtatttatacatgtacagtagagAGAACAGGTTCTGGCGATGGCACGGATGGTGACTTGAGCCAAGTCTAGCAATAAATCAAGTCACTTGGTGGCGCTCTTCTATAAATTAAAAAGCAGACGGTAAGTTCCTTTTTCATGGATGTTATGACTAGACTTTACACATAAATAATCGAACGTTTCCCACACCTTAAAGTTCCAGTACACAGCATAGGTAAGGCTTGCCGGTTTGTTGTATTTTGGTGTAGACATGTATTCATAAAACATAttcaaaaaaaatgataaagttGAATAGTTCGGGCCCCGTCTGTCAAAAACTAACGTTGCcgtatatcgtaggaggtcctgttttcgaggtgtccctaatatcgtggcaaatcttttacctctctgtcactgtgcgtgatgtaaacagtcccaagataaaaattgtgtggttttattcgccaagcaaagagtctcctcttctttgaccaaaacttagaaacgcgtaaggctccactggtcatttgcacttgtaaatgcaaaaagtttggtattttaggcatttctacaaggtacacaaatatgtcataatgttgaggccatataaaaatatttgcccaccgaaaaagtttcatcaaacgctatttcaattcacaattcatgataatcaaaatcatgtgactgaatgttttgctgagcatgcttgaaaaaaaataccgaggcttaaagaagcctgtgccttcattttctaatatttttggagatttttattttgtaaccctcgtatcaatactattatttatattaaaatttaaacatcagcttgttgattcaattatcactgtttatttatacgctttattataaatattaagaaaaaaaaacagaaaaaaaataaatagaaatcagattttgaagccagtaattattcacactttttatatttttttaatttatttttattttttgcaagttaccatggtaattttaaaaatttaataaaaaaatattttgaataaaatgaaggcaactgctggctatacagtcatacacagagtctcaaagaacacttgtagtcactgcagatgtttcttccatgtatggcttcaccgggaaaccatactttctcgtttgccgtgaaaacaggaaaaactcaaaacaaatggggccagttgaagtcatccaagatcggtgtgtggtgtgaacatttcaatgtccatcaagttttaatacatgtttgcacacttcgtattaacaaatgaagataattagggcatcggttgatatatggcatcattatttttttcccaattcaaagaaaaaggcataatagcgtgataactggtaagcagaggataaaTATAAATTTGGACATAATTAAAATTTgcttccttttttttggggtgACTGATGAACATTCATCATGATCATGTAGGCTAGGAGTCAATCATCTCTTCAAGATATATGTTCACCATCCCCATGTCATGCATGATGTTCACAGATGTACTGGCAGTGGCGACGACTGCATCTGTAGTCTGTTGACTACTGTCACAGTGTCATTACTGTGCAAAGATTGCCAGTCATCTCGCCCctggcaaagtcgccccctacaaagtcgccccccaaGCAAGCTCGCTCCCTCCAGGTACAAACTCGCCCCTTtcacaatgtcgccccctacaGAGTCGCCCCCCGACACAGTCGCCCCTGACAGAGTCGCCCCcctaacaaagtcgccccttcaTTTTCTGTTAGCAgaaattttgaatttattttttgccAGTGAGTGGCGGTCGAAAAGTGGACAACCCAAATTCCAAAAATTTCTGCTCGTAGAATTTTGGATTCTATTTGTTCGCTTTTGGTCCTCCGTATTTTGTTTCACTATATTGTCTCCATGATAGCAGACGAGCCTCATAGTTCTATTATCTAGTTCTTCTAGGGTGACCCTACTGCTTGAACTATGAACTACTAGGTTCATTCTGCTATCGTTTCCTTTGGTGGCTTGCATggcgtgtgcgtaaagcgcttgcctctcaccaagctgaccccggtttgattcccggccggggccgtatgtgagttgagttgtgcgttggttctctgctgtgccacaaaggttttccagaccatccggttttcctccctcgggaaaaatcaaacactttcgatctttggctgtgctcaGTGGTCATgaggttgatgtggctggcagccagaggcgcccttgcatgcctgcttctcgaacacttTGTAGCCGCGTCCTACGCAGTTCAGCTCTTAGTTATATTTTGTGGTGATGATAGCGGATCAAACTTATAGCTCATacttcatgaataattcaccggGGTTGAGTTaatgctcaactctcttgcgaatgTCACAGCAACAACAGAGTTATGatgtcaaattcacatcaaatttgcatcgcattcgcattccgcgaaagtatgaaccgagcttgaGGGTGACCCTATTTATTGCAATAACGTTCCTTAGTGGTGACATTTTCTACCATTTTACTTTCCGTTTCTTTACAGTTACAGTGACTATGTCAGGGGCAGATCCTAGATAGCAGATTGCGGAAAAGACAATTCAGCAGTGATGGTCAGATTATCCAGACTGTTAAAATGTCGTCTGTTGCTCCTGATCCCGCTCATCTTTGGGATTTACTTGTTGTATATCAGCCAGaagatcaacaacaaaaaatgcacCCAGCAAGACTCCATTGATATGGTTCAGGATGTGGTATGTAACAAAtcaacttattttttttcacGGATCTGCAGTGACTGGAATAATGCCttgtaaaaatatttgtatcctgccacaacctttttgttttgttatgaacTGAATAATATCTAAGTaaggaaaattaaaaaaaaaaacttgcaaatCAAGAAATACATATTTGGGGTTATTTGTCTCATTTCTACTTTTTGATTGTCTTTGTTTCACAGTGTGATTTGTACGAGAGCAACAAGATTGACGGAAATCTCTGCAACGACCTGTGCAACTCGAACAAGTTCCAGTACGAGACTTGCTTCAATCGATTTGGGGGCAAAAAGGTCATCCAGGCTCAATTAGGCAAGCGTCGAGTCGTCCTTAAATCCCGCCATGCCAAGATTACCGATTACGACCCAATCTACAAGGGAGCATTAGACGATGACAGCGGATCGTTGGATCAGCGCTTCATGTCACAAGAGTCGTTTCGGTTGTTCGTGTTCAACCACGTCCAATCTGTTTTTGGGATCAAACTAGACCTGACCAACGATCAGGTGCTAGACAGGTTGCTGTCTCAGTCCAAACGCTCCTCCAGAATTCTCGACAAGTCGCAGATGAACAGTCTCTGGGCCCTTCTCCAGCAGGACGAGTATACATTCTTCATGTTTTTTCAAGGGACGTCATACTTCCCGAAGATCTATGGAGCATGCGGGCACTTCTACGTGGAGGAGTACGTGCCACCGGGTGTTATTTATCGTTCTGATGCGCAGAGTTTGTCCCAGCGAATCGAGTCGGCCAGCTGGGAACGACGCGTCAAAGTTGCCAAAGATTTACTCGACATTGTCAAAGGTACTGAGTCCGATTTCAGAGAAACACTACATTTATGCGACGTCAAACCAGAAAACTTTGGTATTGTAGACTTTCAAGTGAAAGCAGTGGACATTGATATTAGCTTCTTCGACACCGTCATGGGGAATTTCCTGGAGCAGCCCAAGTGTTCGGAACACAAAGACTGTGACTTTTTTGACTGTCATGGCGTCTGTGATGTTGCGACCGAGAAATGCACAAGACAGAGGAAAAACAATAACTTTCAGGTACCAGTAGCGTAAATGTATTCATGCTTTTTGATCTTGGTTAAAATGTAGGCCATTCTATGAGGTTGGGATATTGTGCAACTTACGTTTGACATTTGACCTCATTACTTTAAAGAGAATTCCTACCGTGCATTTGACTCCAAACTTTCATGTAACATTGGCTTATTGAGAGTGTAGAAGTGTTTgttaaagttttaaattgttaaacaggcctggaatagaccgatccatgaagctccgccccattaagtattgaccaatcacaaggcaacgaaggtccgacactaaggtccgacatgcgtgcgcgtatgcttggcgcgcgcggcagagttgtgcagaaaggcattggagaggctcacatgttcttgctgCTCACaggtgcgtcgtgggcggagccttctggatcggtctattgttaaACAGGCCtgccatgacctctgttgccttGATCTTTgggccccttcaaaagtttcccacagaCCACAAGATTTTCCAATAGGGAAGtgtccaaaatgaaaatggccttgccctctcaaagttgaaattccagGTTTTCATTTCAAGCACACTTTTCTCAAATATGACTGGGAAATATTTCCCAGAAAAAAATGGTTCTTATATGAACTTCTTTTAAAAGTTTTCAGACTCAAATTAAACAATTGATTTTGGatcgaacaaagaaaaattgactagagcgggatttgaaccaacgacctccggtttaacgtgccggcgctctaccaactgagctatctagccctatgttggtggtctcccaattttgtcaatatctttgttcgaggggtgcctgtcagaagccattcaaattaaacaattaaacaattgattttgggggttgaacaaagaattgactagagtgggattcgaaccaacgacctccggattaacgtgccggcgctctaccaactgagctatctagccctatgttggcagtgtccctattttgtcaatatctttgttcgggggtgccagtcagaagccatacaactgttaactgccgtgtagccagggatcacacccaaattacgatacaacctgggaagcggtaGCGAGGGGAtaaccttaaggggatgcggttttttgtttcagatatcaatataaactacaagggaaactgactgggtaaattttgaaatgaaaatttgattttgaaattttcaaattaaacAATGAGGTTTTTCATCCTTCAACCAATCCTGTATTATGCCTTTATTAACGAgcaatttccattttgtttgatttttctcaTCCAGGCGATCTGCGCAGATGTGTTCCAACAGACGTTGGGCAATCCCGGACTGCTTCGCCACCCACCAGCAAGGATAGAAGCGGAGCTAAAGACCCTTCTCAATCGGTGCATCTTTCCCACGGAAGCAGAGCAAGTCCCTAAGGGCTCCTCCACTGAAACCTTCAGAAGTTTCTACAATCTCCTGACAGAGAGTTTGATACTTGGTGACAGGTAACTCAGCGGTAAGTTGAAATTATCATCGTTTCGACAGCATCTGCAAGTTCTCCATGACATTCTTgtcccagtgttcctggtctgatcggcagcaaattgcgccacagcaccttgtaaaccataacatgatgcAATCttaggattaggtctcataattcaaaaacatagtcccacatcttgtaggaaatactgtatgttaccaCACCAGGAGCggcactgagtgacggacatgtatGCTACATTTATATGAGATGCCACAATAGATCAATTGCGTTTGTGCGTATAGTAGGTATTGGATGTAAACAaccacggcgtactgcatataaacatgcgttaaaaagacatgattactgttgcaatttttggctcaaaaagggactaaattctcaaaatcactgaagaatattccggagtttgtaacatgagaccttaccagtggctgaacaatgccagtaatgAGTAAACGCAGTTCCACAAAATTGGAAATTCCAAGAGAATGTTCACAcgttgtcatgtgtttgtgcgcGGAGagtgtggttttacattgccctcatggtaatgattttgctgccaatattttaaataaaaatctcattaagaagctgcaaatccccttattttcaccctcaaaatATTTGATAGAAGGGGTAGCTGTAGTTATGAGTCGGACCTCTTCGTGATCTCCCTTTCACAGCCCAgcttcacgccgtgcacaaaTCCACagcgcgtgagctcgctcaaacctcagttATTTAtgtagtctaaccatactctcaaaagaaacctcctttgtagtagaatactgggAATGTCAGATACATGtagcaaatgtgatttaa comes from Asterias amurensis chromosome 3, ASM3211899v1 and encodes:
- the LOC139934832 gene encoding divergent protein kinase domain 1C-like, coding for MVRLSRLLKCRLLLLIPLIFGIYLLYISQKINNKKCTQQDSIDMVQDVCDLYESNKIDGNLCNDLCNSNKFQYETCFNRFGGKKVIQAQLGKRRVVLKSRHAKITDYDPIYKGALDDDSGSLDQRFMSQESFRLFVFNHVQSVFGIKLDLTNDQVLDRLLSQSKRSSRILDKSQMNSLWALLQQDEYTFFMFFQGTSYFPKIYGACGHFYVEEYVPPGVIYRSDAQSLSQRIESASWERRVKVAKDLLDIVKGTESDFRETLHLCDVKPENFGIVDFQVKAVDIDISFFDTVMGNFLEQPKCSEHKDCDFFDCHGVCDVATEKCTRQRKNNNFQAICADVFQQTLGNPGLLRHPPARIEAELKTLLNRCIFPTEAEQVPKGSSTETFRSFYNLLTESLILGDR